A genomic region of Alistipes megaguti contains the following coding sequences:
- a CDS encoding DUF3408 domain-containing protein: protein MAKKQVTVNEELLRGIMAGDVPVYGKNAPKDVIIDEESVEEDIQEKGDDTGGHDMKSAVRQKKRKDESGSYRRQFLKGGNIQLRQQAYISLENYQFIRRFLSVVAPGVSMSKYIDDILTAHLEQYREEINSLYNNQINNQPLYKE from the coding sequence ATGGCGAAGAAACAGGTAACAGTAAATGAGGAACTTCTCCGGGGAATTATGGCAGGGGATGTTCCGGTCTATGGCAAGAATGCTCCGAAAGACGTAATCATTGACGAGGAATCTGTAGAAGAAGATATACAGGAAAAGGGGGACGATACCGGCGGTCATGATATGAAAAGTGCCGTAAGACAGAAAAAACGCAAGGATGAATCCGGTTCGTACCGCAGGCAGTTCCTCAAGGGTGGTAATATCCAGTTGAGACAGCAGGCCTATATCAGTCTGGAAAATTACCAGTTCATACGGAGATTCCTGTCCGTTGTGGCCCCGGGAGTCAGTATGTCAAAATATATCGATGATATTCTGACCGCTCATTTGGAGCAGTACCGGGAGGAAATAAACAGTCTTTATAACAATCAGATCAATAATCAACCTTTATATAAAGAATAG
- a CDS encoding DUF4122 family protein, which produces MVTILYFMVKTICVTIILNHLWVFVFGSRMYGLWDGLVRWLRIVRVRLWKLRRKHLKKKKDVWRKPETQTTSEDTVPVGKHIHKNSAVSETASPVSDDDVIGKTKIVYLEDPDIRKKVPVRSEPLEKIPVEEDREINADDVDDTLSGGKNGLSDEEKRELMIPADSEPDPDFNTALTYEDMNNMADVLVDNSTDETKIIRAVHTIRHKLSGTQLLAFLENESGFQQKIDNLIDEYMDKVEGFTKQDAGEKADISFDIRKYT; this is translated from the coding sequence ATGGTAACGATTTTATATTTTATGGTCAAGACGATATGTGTGACCATCATACTTAATCATTTATGGGTATTTGTTTTCGGAAGCAGAATGTACGGTTTATGGGACGGGCTTGTCCGTTGGCTACGTATCGTCCGTGTCAGATTATGGAAACTTCGCAGGAAACATCTGAAGAAGAAAAAGGACGTGTGGCGAAAACCGGAAACACAGACCACGTCTGAAGATACGGTGCCGGTAGGAAAGCACATTCATAAGAATTCTGCCGTAAGTGAAACTGCATCACCGGTTTCAGATGATGATGTAATCGGCAAGACAAAGATTGTATATCTTGAAGACCCTGATATTCGTAAGAAAGTACCGGTTCGTTCTGAACCTTTGGAGAAGATACCTGTAGAGGAAGACAGGGAAATCAATGCCGATGATGTGGATGACACTCTTTCTGGCGGGAAAAACGGTCTGTCCGATGAAGAAAAACGTGAATTGATGATACCTGCGGATTCTGAACCGGACCCGGATTTCAATACTGCATTGACATATGAAGACATGAACAATATGGCTGATGTGCTGGTGGATAACTCTACTGATGAGACCAAGATTATCCGTGCTGTCCACACTATACGGCATAAGCTGTCCGGCACCCAATTGCTGGCTTTCCTTGAAAATGAATCCGGTTTCCAACAGAAAATAGACAATCTTATTGACGAATATATGGATAAGGTCGAAGGTTTTACGAAGCAGGATGCCGGGGAAAAAGCCGATATTTCTTTTGATATAAGGAAATATACTTAG
- a CDS encoding ParA family protein, which produces MKKETVYVALCNQKGGVGKSAMTILLAGYYHYLKGLNVAVVDCDYPQFSLVRMKERDMRTVEHSEYFKQLMVSQFERIKKKAYTIVGSKAENARQTADELAAGGDYDLIIVDLPGTVNSRGVLNTIVNMDYVLTPIVPDRIVMQSSLSFSTTVLDYIREMKDIPLKEFFFFWTKKDARASTEVFDAYCAIMHKLELNVLDTIVPETNRYEKELSLLNKSFFRCTLFPPPAKLMKGSGLAELAEELFVKLKLECHGEETGNSK; this is translated from the coding sequence TTTGCTTGCCGGGTATTACCATTATCTGAAAGGACTGAATGTTGCGGTTGTTGACTGTGACTACCCACAGTTCAGTCTGGTCCGTATGAAAGAGAGGGATATGCGTACTGTCGAACACAGTGAATATTTCAAGCAGCTAATGGTATCCCAGTTCGAGCGTATCAAGAAGAAAGCCTACACGATTGTAGGATCGAAGGCGGAGAATGCCCGTCAGACGGCAGACGAACTGGCGGCGGGCGGTGATTATGACCTGATTATCGTGGATCTGCCCGGAACGGTAAATTCCAGAGGGGTTCTCAATACCATTGTCAATATGGATTACGTGCTGACTCCGATTGTTCCGGACCGGATAGTGATGCAGAGCAGTCTGTCATTTTCTACAACCGTTCTGGATTATATCAGGGAAATGAAGGATATTCCGTTGAAAGAGTTCTTCTTTTTCTGGACCAAAAAGGATGCCCGTGCTTCAACGGAAGTATTCGACGCCTATTGTGCCATTATGCACAAGTTGGAATTGAATGTTCTGGATACCATTGTTCCGGAAACCAACCGTTATGAAAAGGAATTGTCACTTCTCAACAAATCCTTTTTCCGCTGTACCCTTTTCCCGCCTCCAGCCAAGCTGATGAAAGGCAGCGGACTCGCAGAACTTGCAGAGGAACTTTTTGTTAAATTAAAACTGGAATGTCATGGCGAAGAAACAGGTAACAGTAAATGA